GTTTTATCCTGCTCCATCTCAGTACCCCAGCTCCTGTAACAGTTCCTCAAGCGCCTTCTGAATCTGGTCGCGGCTGGCGCGGTAAATCGCAAGGCTCCCGCCGAACGGGTCGCCCACACCGCCGCCCAGTACCTTAATTTTCTCCTGCGGTACCCCGGCTGATTGAAGTACCCCGGCGTGGCTCTGCATCATCACAACAAACAGATCGGCAGATTGCAGCATTTCCCTCGTGAGGGTTTTAGAGCGGTGGACGGAAAGGTCGACCCCCAGTTCGAGGCAGGCAACCACCGCATTTTCTGCCGCAGGCTCGCCTGCATTTGCGAACAGCCCGGCACTGTCGCAGGTGATATCCGTAATGCCGCGCTCAGCCAGCAGCTGATCAAATAACCCCTTGGCCATGGGACTGCGGCAAGTATTGCCCGTACAGATAAATAGCATTTTCATATGCATTCCTCTTTCTTCCCTACCGTCGCCGGGAGCTGAATGTTTCATTATTCCTTTGCGTCATACCATGTGTTGCCAATTTTGGCCTCCGCCAGCATCGGCACGGAAAGCGAAACCGCATTTTGCATTTCTTCTGTGAGCAGCTTCGCCGCAGCCTCGGCCTCTTCCTCCGGTGCTTCGACGATCAGCTCATCGTGCACCTGCAAAATGAGCTGCGCCTGCATTTTTTCACGGGTCAGTCGTTCCGCCACACGAATCATCGCGATTTTAATAATATCCGCCGCGGTGCCCTGAATCGGCATGTTCATCGCAACACGCTCACCAAAGGAACGCAGATTAAAGTTGCTGCTGGTCAGCTCCGGCAGGTAGCGCCGGCGGCCGAAAAGCGTTTCGGCATAACCGCGCTCCTTGGCCAGCTCTACCACACGGTTCATATATCGCTGCACGCCGTCGTAGTGAGCCTGATACGCCTTGATATAATCATCCGCCTCTTTGCGGGTAACGCCGATGTTCTTTGACAGCGAAAACGCGCCGATGCCATACACGATGCCGAAGTTGACCGCCTTGGCGCGGCTGCGCATCATCGGTGTGACCATCTCCTCCGGCATTCGGAACACCTGAGCGGCGGTGATGCGGTGAATATCCGCGTTTTCGCGGAACGCCTCGATCATATTTTTATCGTCAGCCACATGGGCCAGCACCCGCAGCTCAATCTGCGAGTAGTCGGCGTCCACCAGCACCCACCCGGGCCGGGCAATAAAAAAGCGGCGCAGCTCGCGGCCCTGCTCGGTGCGCACGGGAATATTCTGTAGATTCGGCTCCGTGGAGCTGATGCGCCCCGTGCGCGTTTCGGTCTGGTTAAAGCTCGAGTGAATCCGCCCGTCCGGCCCGATCACCTTCAGCAGCCCGTCGCAATAGGTGGATTTGAGCTTCGTCAGCCCGCGGTATTCCAAAATCATTTCTACCGCAGGATGGTCATAGCGCAGGCTTTCCAGAACCTCCACGTTGGTGGAGTAGCCGCTTTTTGTTTTTTTACCCGTGTGGAGCCCCAGCTTTTCAAACAATGCCTGCCCAAGCTGTTTTGGGGAATTCAGATTGAATTCATAGCCGACCTGTTCATAGATGCGGCTCTGGATTTCGTCGATGCGGATTTGCAGGCCCTTGCCATATTCCTCAATACCGGCTGCATCCACCGCAACACCGGCGGTTTCCATGCGGGCTAGTACACTGGCAAGTGGCAGCTCAATGTTTCTTAGCAGATCAAGCTGACCATTTTTTTCAATTTCGGCTGTGAGGCGATCAACCAGAGCGGGAAGAAGCGCCGCACGGGCCGCATCCGGGTACTCCCCGTTCGCGTTCGGCACCAGTACCTCGTATTCCGCCGCGAGCCGCTCCACCCCGTAATCTGACGACGTTGGGTTCAGCAGATAGGCCGCGAGCAGAGTATCCATGCCGAGGTTTTTAACTTCCAGCCCCAGGCGCTCCAGCGCGGCAAAAAACGGCTTGCTGTTGTGAATGTTCTTTACGATCTTCGCGTTGCCGCACAGCGCGCGCAAAAACGCTTTGTCAGGTTTGAGAACCGACACCGTACCGTCTATGGGCAAGAGCAGAGAAGAAATCTCGTTGCCGTCGTACACAGCTGTCAGATCCGCGCGGCCCCGCTCCTGCAGAGGGATCAGCAACCCCGCGCCGTCGACCAACACTTTGACCGGCAAAGCCTCTGCCGCTTCACTCCGCTCGGGGGTATCCTTTGCCGGAGCGTCCAGCCCCAGCTTTGGAATCAGCGAAAACAGCTCCAAGCGAGCCATCAGGCGAGCCGCAGCCGCTTTGTCGCCCGGCTGCGGGCGGTAGCTTTCGAGCTTCGTGTCGATGGGTACCTCCGTACAGATGGTACCCAGCTTATGGCTGAGGTAAGCGCTGTCCTTTCCCTCGCGCAGGCGCTTGCGCATTCCTTCTTTGATTTCGATGGTATCGAGATTCTGGTAGATATTGTCGATGTCGTGAAAGCTGCGGATCAGTTCGCCCGCGCCCTTGGGGCCGATGCCCGCCACGCCGGGAATATTGTCGGAGCTGTCTCCCTGAAGCGCTTTGATCTCGATCATCTGCGGCGGCTCCACGCCATATTCCTCGCGGATTTTCTCGGTGTCGTACACCGTTACCTGCGGCTGGCCGAACTTGGTCGCGGCAAGGCGTACGGTCACGCCGTCGCCCACCAGCTGCAGGCTGTCTCGGTCTCCCGTGGCAATCACACATTCCGCGCCTTGCTGGCGGCTGGCCTTGGCCAGTGTTCCCAAGATGTCGTCGGCCTCAAAGCCTGCCTGCTCCACCAAGGGGTAGCCGAGCAGCTCCAGCAGTTCCTTTAACACCGGCATCTGCTCCGCCAGCTCTTCAGGCATCCCCTTGCGCTGAGCTTTGTATCCGTCGTATTCCAGGTGCCGAAACGTTGGCTCCCTGCGGTCAAACGCAATCGCAACCGCATCCGGCTGCGTTTCGTCAGATATTTTCTTGAGCATCGTCAAAAAGCCGTAGATGGCATTCGTAAAATGGCCGTCCTTGGTGGTCAGCAGCTTAATCCCGTAAAACGCGCGGTTCAGGATACTGTTTCCGTCAAGCACCAGTAATTTCATCATTTTTCTCCATTCCTCCGCTCCACAAGGAGCGGGCTTGGTGTATTTGAAAAAGGCTCTGCCTTTGTTTACTCTAATTCTTAAGTTATTATATCATAAATCATCAAACAGGCTTATGAGCATTCCACACGCAGTTCCGGAATCGCATCGCTGATGATTCAATGCTCTCTCAGGCGTCGAAAGCTTTGCTTTCGCTCATGCCGTGAGGTTATTATAACATCTTCCAATGAAAAAATTAAGTGCTTTTCGTTCCGGATTGTGGTATATTATGAAAGCATCATTACTTTTTATTGAAAGGATTTTTCTACTTGAAACTGGGTTCTTTTCAAATTGAAAGCCGCGCCGCGCTCGCACCCATGGCGGGGATTACCGACGCATCGTTCCGCCAGCTGTGTGTGGATTTCGGAGCCGGGTATGTCGTGACTGAAATGGTGAGCGCGCAAGGCCTGACGTATAAAAATTATAAAACAAACCAGCTGATGAAGCTGTCTGATACAGAGCGCCCCGCTGCGATTCAGCTGTTCGGGGACGAACCGGATTACCTGGCGCGCGGCGCGGAGATCGCGATGAACTTTTCTCCCGACGCCATCGACATCAACATGGGGTGCCCCGCGCCGAAGGTATGCGGCACCAGCGGCCGAGGCCACGGCAGCGGCAGCGCGCTGATGAAGGAGCCGGAGCTTTGCGGAAAAATCGTAGCGGCGGTAAAGGCTGCGGTCAACGTGCCGGTAACGGTAAAAATCCGCAAGGGATGGGATAAAAACAGCGTCAACGCCGTAGAAGTAGCGCAGATCTGCGAAGCGGCGGGTGCAGACGCAATTGCCATACACGGGCGAACCCGCGAGCAAATGTACCAGCCCAGCGCGGACTGGGAGAGTATTGCCGCGGTCAAGCAGGCTGTTAAAATTCCCGTAATCGGCAACGGCGATGTAACCGATGCCAAAAGCGCCGCACAAATGCTCGAACAAACCGGCTGTGACATGGTGATGATCGGACGTGCAGCCTTAGGGAATCCATGGATTTTTCACGAGGTTCACGCCTACCTTACAACAGGAATCCTCCTGCCGCCGCCTACCTTAAATGAGCGGCTTCTTGTAATGCTGCGTCATGTGCGTACTATGTGCGAGGACAAAGGGGAAGACCGCGCCATGCGTGAAGCCCGCAAGCACACCGGCTGGTACCTCAAGGGTCTGCCCAACGCGGCAGCCTTTCGCCGTGAGGCTGGGCAGCTGACGGTTTTTCATGACCTCGAGCTGCTGGCGCAAAAGGTGCTTTCCGCAACAGCGGGGGAAATCCCCCGCGCTTTGTAAAGACGCTTTCTATCGTTTTTCAGTGATATTTAATGAAGCAACACGGAAGCTAATCAATCGAAATTCACTTTATGCCAGAGCGCATCAAGCACCACTGCTATTAACAGCAAAAAGCCCCCAATCGCAGGTCTGCCCTGCAATTGGAGGCTTTGCTTTTATGATCCATTTCTCGCGGCGGTATTTCTGCATTCGGATGCCGTCTAAACACTACTCGGTTTTGTTTTCCCCCGCCGTCTGCCCGTCAACATACCCTTCACCGGCGATATAAGCAACAACAGCGCCCAGCGACAAAATGACGCCGCTGACCTGCTGCGTGGTATTCGCGTCTGTTCCGAACAGCGCCAGCACACCCACCACAAAAGCGGCCACGGCCAGCCAGAATTTACGAGATGTCAGCTTCTGCGCCCAATTGATTTTACTCATGAAGAACCCTCTTTCTGCCAGGTAAGATTGGATTTTCAGCCCACATTAAAATTGCATTGCACTGTCTGTCCACCCGACGTAACCATAATATGTCCATGCCTTACCACAGGTTCCGGCGGCAGACCCTGCACATCAATAAGCCAGCCGCGCCCTTTGGGGTCGGAACGAGGCTCCGACACAGCAATCACGTCGCGGCCAACCGTGGTTACCGTGGGCTTTTCCCGGCAGCGTGCCAACACGGTGTATTTCGCTCCAGATGCCAGGTTTTTGCTCGAGGTGTCCAGACTCAGGCCGGAGCTACTTGGAACGGCATTCGCAGAAAAATTCCGATAACAATAATTGAGGTCAACGCG
Above is a window of Faecalispora anaeroviscerum DNA encoding:
- a CDS encoding arsenate reductase/protein-tyrosine-phosphatase family protein; its protein translation is MKMLFICTGNTCRSPMAKGLFDQLLAERGITDITCDSAGLFANAGEPAAENAVVACLELGVDLSVHRSKTLTREMLQSADLFVVMMQSHAGVLQSAGVPQEKIKVLGGGVGDPFGGSLAIYRASRDQIQKALEELLQELGY
- the polA gene encoding DNA polymerase I, encoding MMKLLVLDGNSILNRAFYGIKLLTTKDGHFTNAIYGFLTMLKKISDETQPDAVAIAFDRREPTFRHLEYDGYKAQRKGMPEELAEQMPVLKELLELLGYPLVEQAGFEADDILGTLAKASRQQGAECVIATGDRDSLQLVGDGVTVRLAATKFGQPQVTVYDTEKIREEYGVEPPQMIEIKALQGDSSDNIPGVAGIGPKGAGELIRSFHDIDNIYQNLDTIEIKEGMRKRLREGKDSAYLSHKLGTICTEVPIDTKLESYRPQPGDKAAAARLMARLELFSLIPKLGLDAPAKDTPERSEAAEALPVKVLVDGAGLLIPLQERGRADLTAVYDGNEISSLLLPIDGTVSVLKPDKAFLRALCGNAKIVKNIHNSKPFFAALERLGLEVKNLGMDTLLAAYLLNPTSSDYGVERLAAEYEVLVPNANGEYPDAARAALLPALVDRLTAEIEKNGQLDLLRNIELPLASVLARMETAGVAVDAAGIEEYGKGLQIRIDEIQSRIYEQVGYEFNLNSPKQLGQALFEKLGLHTGKKTKSGYSTNVEVLESLRYDHPAVEMILEYRGLTKLKSTYCDGLLKVIGPDGRIHSSFNQTETRTGRISSTEPNLQNIPVRTEQGRELRRFFIARPGWVLVDADYSQIELRVLAHVADDKNMIEAFRENADIHRITAAQVFRMPEEMVTPMMRSRAKAVNFGIVYGIGAFSLSKNIGVTRKEADDYIKAYQAHYDGVQRYMNRVVELAKERGYAETLFGRRRYLPELTSSNFNLRSFGERVAMNMPIQGTAADIIKIAMIRVAERLTREKMQAQLILQVHDELIVEAPEEEAEAAAKLLTEEMQNAVSLSVPMLAEAKIGNTWYDAKE
- the dusB gene encoding tRNA dihydrouridine synthase DusB, with protein sequence MKLGSFQIESRAALAPMAGITDASFRQLCVDFGAGYVVTEMVSAQGLTYKNYKTNQLMKLSDTERPAAIQLFGDEPDYLARGAEIAMNFSPDAIDINMGCPAPKVCGTSGRGHGSGSALMKEPELCGKIVAAVKAAVNVPVTVKIRKGWDKNSVNAVEVAQICEAAGADAIAIHGRTREQMYQPSADWESIAAVKQAVKIPVIGNGDVTDAKSAAQMLEQTGCDMVMIGRAALGNPWIFHEVHAYLTTGILLPPPTLNERLLVMLRHVRTMCEDKGEDRAMREARKHTGWYLKGLPNAAAFRREAGQLTVFHDLELLAQKVLSATAGEIPRAL
- a CDS encoding phage holin family protein, producing the protein MSKINWAQKLTSRKFWLAVAAFVVGVLALFGTDANTTQQVSGVILSLGAVVAYIAGEGYVDGQTAGENKTE